CGCGAAGGTGATGGGCTATTCGCCCTCCGGCCTCTTCGGCTACTCGCACATGCTGGGCGGCTACTCCGGCGGCCAGGCCGAGTACGTGCGCGTGCCGTACGCGGACGTGGGCCCGCTCAAGATTCCGGACGGCCTCACCGAGGAGCAGGTGCTCTTCCTCACGGACATCTTCCCCACCGGCTACATGGCGGCGGAGCACTGTGAGATGGAGAAGGGCGACACCGTGGCGGTGTGGGGCTGCGGGCCCGTGGGCCAGTTCGCCATCCAGAGCGCCTGGATGTTCGGCGCGGGCCGGGTCATCGCCATCGACCACGTCCCGGAGCGGCTGGCGCTCGCGAAGTCCTGGGGCAAGGCGGAGACCATCGACTTCCTGAAGCAGGACGTCTTCGACACGCTCAACGAGCTGACGAAGGGCCGGGGCCCGGACCGCTGCATTGACGCGGTGGGCGCCGAGGCCCATGGCACCGGCAGCTTCGACGCGGTGCTCGACAAGGCCAAGGCCGCGGTGAAGCTGGCCACGGACCGGCCCCATGCGCTGCGCCAGGCCATCCACTGCTGCCGAAAGGGCGGCACGGTGTCCGTCCCCGGCGTCTACGTGGGCTTCCTGGACAAGGTCCCCATGGGCGCCTTCGTCAACAAGGGCCTGACCATGAAGACCGGCCAGACGCACACGCACCGCTACACGCGGCCCCTGCTGGAGAAGATTCAAGCGGGCGCCATCGACCCGACCCGGCTCATCACCCACCGGGCGAAGCTGTCGGAGGCGCCCACGCTCTACAAGAAGTTCCGCGACAAGGAGGACGGCTGCATCAAGGTCGTCCTCTCGCCCTGAGCGTCCTGCCCTCCCCCGCCTACTCCAGGCCCGTCAGCCGGTAGTAGGCGTGGGGACGCCGCCAGCGGATGAAGGCCTTCGCCAGCGGGTTCATCCCCCACTGGATGGGCACCGGGTCCACGATGTAGCCCAGGTCGTCCTTGAACTGTCCCAGCTGGGTGGCCTCGCGCGCATGGAGGCCGCCCACCAGCGTGTGGACGGTCTTGAGCCTCCGGCAGATCTGCGCGAACTCGAAACTCAGCCCGGTGGAGATGTTCGTCGGCAGCGCCCAACTGGCGTAGTAGGCGCTGAAGCCATACGCGACGCCGTCCACCACGTAGCCGTCCAGGTAGCCGCCGAGCTTGCCGTCAATCATCCCGGCGAGCACGCACCAGTGGTCGGACATGAAGTACCGCCGCACGTCCTTGAGGTAGTCCTCCATGGTGGGGATCTTCTTGTGCTGCGTCCGGGACAGGGCATCCCGCACGACCGCGTAGCCCTGCTCCAGCAGCACCGACGGCCCGGTGAGCTGGACGATGCGCACCGTCTTCTGGCACTTGCGCAGCTTGTTGCGCCGGTTCGAGGACAGGTGGCTGGCGTCATAGCTGTCCAGGTCCCTCAGGCGCACCACGGGCACCGTGCCGGTGGCGGCGCCCGCCGTCTCCGGCGTCAGCGCCGCGCGGAAGCCCCAGGCCAGCGGCGTGGGCGACGTCGCCTCCGCGGGCGTCAGCCGGGCCAGCAGGTGCACCGGCTGGAAGAAGCCGGGCGCGCCCGACTGCTCCCAGTAATGACCCCGGTGGGAGATGACGCGAACACCCTCTTCGCGCCGACGGTCAGCGAGTTCCCGCTCCGTGAGACACGCGAAGTGGGCGTTCTCCGCGTCACGGAGCTGGGGCAGCGAGAGCACCATGTCAGTCCTTCCTTCAAAAAATGGGGGACAGCCGGCTTCAGGACCGCGGCGCGCGGTAGGCGGGGAAGTAGTCCGTGCCCTCGTGGCCCTGGGACAGCGCCGCGTACACGGCGGGGTCGCAGACGAGGTCGTGCGTGTAGAAGGGGGCCGTCACGTTGGCGAAGCCCCGGTTGAAGCGCTCCAGGTCGTCACCCGGCCGGAGGCCGCCGCCCAGGTGCACCCGGGCCTCCAGCTTCGCGGACAGGTCCACCAGCAGCGGCACCTCGTTCTTCTCCGGGGAGTGCTTCCGGTACGCGTCCGCCGTGCCTCCCAGGAAGTGGTGCAGCAGGCCGTCGCTGAGCACCGCGAGCGTGGAGGAGGCGATGGCGCCGTCCGGGGCGCGCGTCGTCAC
This region of Corallococcus soli genomic DNA includes:
- a CDS encoding zinc-dependent alcohol dehydrogenase, producing MKAICWHGHGDVRYETVPDPKIEAPGDAIIKVTRTAICGSDLHLLDGYMPTMKSGDVLGHEFMGEVVETGASVTKLKKGDRVIVPFNLACGECFFCQKTLFSLCDRSNRNAEVAAKVMGYSPSGLFGYSHMLGGYSGGQAEYVRVPYADVGPLKIPDGLTEEQVLFLTDIFPTGYMAAEHCEMEKGDTVAVWGCGPVGQFAIQSAWMFGAGRVIAIDHVPERLALAKSWGKAETIDFLKQDVFDTLNELTKGRGPDRCIDAVGAEAHGTGSFDAVLDKAKAAVKLATDRPHALRQAIHCCRKGGTVSVPGVYVGFLDKVPMGAFVNKGLTMKTGQTHTHRYTRPLLEKIQAGAIDPTRLITHRAKLSEAPTLYKKFRDKEDGCIKVVLSP